CGGCCAGGCCGCCGGCTTTCTGGGCCTGGGCGATGGCCGTCAGGGTCAGGGTGGTTTTACCGGAGGATTCCGGTCCGTAGATTTCCACGATGCGGCCGCGGGCGAAGCCGCCCACGCCCAGCGCGCGGTCAATGAGAAGATTGCCGGTGGGGATGACGTCCACTTCCATCTTGACGTTGTCTCCAAGGCGCATGATGGCGTTTTCTCCGAAGTCTTTCTGGATTTGGGAGAGGGCCAGGTCAAGGTTGCGCTTGCGGGCCGCTGCCAGTTTTTCCGCTTCGGGTGATAAAGGTGTTTCGTTGCTCATAATATCGTGGAAAGTATAGCTTGCGCGGCGTTATTGGCAAGTGTTCAATAGGTCTTCACGATCTCATTTCCCGTTGAGAAAGAATAGAATTCTGACATGGGGGAAAACCTGTGAAAACCAGGTGTTTCGCTCGGGAGGAATTGAGGAAAATATGGGAGAACGTTCCCGGGAGAAGGCCGGGAACGGGGAAAAACCGCTTCCGGGAGGGGACGCCGGCACGGCGTCATTCCTCAATCGGTTCCGCAAGGGGGATGTCCTCGTAGGAATCGTCGAAAATGACGGGGATATTGTGCTCCGGAATCAGGTTGATGGCGCTGATTTTCCGGTGCGTCTGGCGTGCGTGCCGGAGAGCGCGGGACAGTTTTTCCACCTGGTGCTCCAGGCCGTAATGGCTGAAGGTGGCCTGGCAGTCGTTGGAGAAGCGCACGCAGAAGGACCAGTCGTTGGGCGTGGTGATGGAGACGATGCTGGGCAGGTATTCCGTCACCGTGCCGGAGAGCAGCTCAATCAGCTTCATGGGCGCTTCCAGCTCCCGGATGCCGACTCCGTAGCTGAGCTGGCCGGAGCTGGGCGGCCTGAGCGTGACGGAGGGCATGTGCCTGCCCTGGATGTAGGGCATGTGGACCTGCTCCATACAGGGGAAAATGACGCCCTCCTTGTCCGCCAGAACGCCGTATTTGGCGTCTCCCGGGTGGACGCCCAGTTCCGGGCAGTCAATCCATGCCACGGGGATGCGCGCGTCAATGTCCACCAGCAGCGTGGGATTGGAGGATATCTGGCGCTTGACGGCCGCCCGGCGGATGGCCGGGCATTTTTCCAGCCGCTGTTCCAGTTCCGGGGCATCCATGGAAAAGATGTTGTCCTTCGGGCCTATCCCCATGACGGCGAAAGCCTGCTCGGAGTTGAAAATGCCGTTGCTTTTCAACGTGACGGTGTCGATGGAGAGCCAGTCGTACTTGAGGATGTAATCCGTCCAGAGGAAGACGATGGCCCCGATAAGGCCGAAGATGAGCGTGTAAACGGTGACGATGTGGTACAGCTTGCGCCGGAAGAGCCAGAAACGGTAGTTCCTGCCCTTGCGCTCAATGGTTTCTTTTCTGGCCTCCCGTTCCAGCAGGAGCATTTCCGGCCTTTTGGCGGAACGGGGGACTGGCGTTGTGGCTTTGTGCGACATCGGGGGGTGTGGGATGGGCGACTCCCCGCCCTCTGTCAAATATTACGCTATTTCCGGGGGGTGGCTAGCGATAATTCCGCTATTTTTTCGCAAAGGGCCTCGTAGGACCAGCCGGCGGCAGCAGCCGCCTTGGGGAGCAGGCTGGAGGGGGTCATGCCGGGAATGGTGTTAATTTCCAGCACGAAGGGGGAGTCGTCTACCTCGCGCAGCAGCACGTCCACGCGGCCGTACACCTCCACGCCGGCGGCGCGGTAGGCCTTCAGGGCGGCCTCCTGCACCTTGGCGGCGATTTCTTCCGGAAGGTCCGCCGGGCAGATGTAATCCGTGCCTCCGCCCATGTTCATCCACGGGTACTTGTTGCTCAGGTCATAGAAGCCGGAGCGGGGGCAGATGTGGATGACCGGGAGGGCTTCCCCGTCCAGAACGCCCACCGTAAGTTCACGGCCTTGAATGAATTCCTCCACCAGCACGGTGGTGCCGTGGGTAACGGCTTCCTCCATGGCGGGGAGCACGTCTTCCTGCTTGTGGATGATGTGGACGCCCACGCTGGAGCCCTCGCAGGGAGGCTTGATGACGAAGGGAAGGGGAAGGGACGGCATCACGATGCCGCCGGAGCAGTCCAGGATTTCCGCG
This portion of the Akkermansia massiliensis genome encodes:
- a CDS encoding D-alanine--D-alanine ligase, with protein sequence MSTLKRDLKIALLLGGPGAEREVSLVSGKSVYGALRQAGFTDVTEVDVHGPDFRLPEGTELAYNIIHGTFGEDGALQAILEERGVPYTGAGSRSSALCFDKSESKKVFLEAGVPTPRAEILDCSGGIVMPSLPLPFVIKPPCEGSSVGVHIIHKQEDVLPAMEEAVTHGTTVLVEEFIQGRELTVGVLDGEALPVIHICPRSGFYDLSNKYPWMNMGGGTDYICPADLPEEIAAKVQEAALKAYRAAGVEVYGRVDVLLREVDDSPFVLEINTIPGMTPSSLLPKAAAAAGWSYEALCEKIAELSLATPRK
- a CDS encoding cell division protein FtsQ/DivIB, which gives rise to MSHKATTPVPRSAKRPEMLLLEREARKETIERKGRNYRFWLFRRKLYHIVTVYTLIFGLIGAIVFLWTDYILKYDWLSIDTVTLKSNGIFNSEQAFAVMGIGPKDNIFSMDAPELEQRLEKCPAIRRAAVKRQISSNPTLLVDIDARIPVAWIDCPELGVHPGDAKYGVLADKEGVIFPCMEQVHMPYIQGRHMPSVTLRPPSSGQLSYGVGIRELEAPMKLIELLSGTVTEYLPSIVSITTPNDWSFCVRFSNDCQATFSHYGLEHQVEKLSRALRHARQTHRKISAINLIPEHNIPVIFDDSYEDIPLAEPIEE